In one Bacteroidota bacterium genomic region, the following are encoded:
- a CDS encoding response regulator transcription factor produces MKKIKILVVDDHKIIRDGISSLLHDQPEYSVIAEASNGREALAILAKTKIDIAIVDINMPEMNGIDCTREINEKFEDTRVIALTMHSEEIYLTKMIEAGAVGYILKNLGKKELLSALSAVVEGKHYYSPEITLAVIKELTNPRKKKEHDAKIELTAREMEVLELIVREYSNQEIADKLSISMRTVDAHRRNLLEKTGVRNTAGLVKYSINNHLFEL; encoded by the coding sequence ATGAAAAAAATTAAAATTTTAGTAGTCGACGACCATAAAATTATTAGAGACGGGATCAGTTCGCTATTGCATGATCAGCCGGAGTATTCGGTTATTGCAGAAGCTTCTAATGGGCGGGAAGCACTAGCGATTCTGGCTAAAACAAAGATTGACATTGCCATTGTTGATATAAATATGCCTGAGATGAATGGCATCGATTGCACTCGTGAAATTAATGAGAAATTCGAAGATACAAGAGTAATAGCCCTCACAATGCATAGTGAGGAAATCTATTTAACCAAGATGATAGAGGCCGGTGCTGTTGGGTATATTTTGAAAAACTTGGGAAAGAAAGAGTTACTTAGTGCTTTAAGCGCAGTAGTTGAAGGCAAACATTATTACAGTCCGGAAATAACCTTGGCTGTTATTAAAGAGTTAACCAATCCTCGAAAAAAGAAAGAACATGATGCAAAAATAGAATTAACGGCCAGGGAAATGGAAGTGTTGGAACTCATTGTCAGGGAATATTCAAATCAGGAAATTGCTGATAAACTTTCCATAAGTATGCGTACAGTTGATGCCCATCGAAGAAACTTGCTCGAAAAAACAGGAGTAAGAAACACTGCCGGTTTGGTCAAGTATTCAATCAATAATCACTTATTCGAATTGTAA
- the msrA gene encoding peptide-methionine (S)-S-oxide reductase MsrA, translating to MEIATFGAGCFWGVEDAFMQIKGVINTTVGYLGGTLGNPTYKDVCDGNTGHAEVVQIEYNPMEVSYQELLDVFWQMHNPTTLNKQGVDIGTQYRSAIFYQTEKQKKVAEESKANLEKSGLYNNPIVTEITKASTFYKAEEYHQEYLKKNGLSSCHF from the coding sequence ATGGAAATTGCTACATTTGGAGCCGGATGTTTTTGGGGAGTGGAAGATGCATTTATGCAAATAAAAGGGGTAATAAATACAACGGTCGGTTATTTGGGAGGTACTTTAGGAAATCCAACTTACAAAGATGTTTGCGACGGTAATACCGGACATGCCGAAGTAGTTCAAATCGAATATAATCCTATGGAAGTTAGTTATCAGGAATTACTAGATGTTTTTTGGCAGATGCATAATCCAACTACTTTAAATAAGCAAGGAGTGGATATAGGAACACAGTATCGGTCTGCAATATTTTATCAAACAGAAAAGCAAAAAAAAGTTGCTGAAGAAAGTAAAGCAAACCTTGAGAAATCAGGTTTGTACAATAACCCAATTGTAACCGAAATAACTAAAGCTTCAACATTTTATAAAGCTGAGGAATATCATCAGGAATATCTGAAAAAAAATGGATTAAGTTCTTGCCATTTTTAA
- the rlmN gene encoding 23S rRNA (adenine(2503)-C(2))-methyltransferase RlmN: MKDKLFGKTLSELQEIVVQEGMPTFVAGQISDWLYKKHITEIQDMKNLSKTNRTKLQEKYEIGLNLPVKEQTSIDGTKKYLYPAAGKKFIESAYIPDKDRATLCISSQIGCKMGCLFCMTGKQGFQGQLSAGEIVNQIHSLPEFDQLTNIVYMGMGEPFDNLKEVLKSLEIMTSEWGYAWSPKRITVSTIGIIPAMQQFLTESKAHLAISLHSPFEDDRKKIMPIENVYPLTKLLQAIHDFEWGKQRRISFEYILFKGFNDSQRHVNELAKILNGIKCRINLLRFHPIPNSPLESPDEKAINEFREKLMSKGITTTIRASRGQDIFAACGLLSTKELQKNTEPIDF; this comes from the coding sequence ATGAAAGATAAATTATTCGGAAAAACATTAAGTGAACTACAGGAAATTGTTGTTCAGGAAGGGATGCCTACTTTTGTTGCAGGACAAATTTCTGATTGGCTGTATAAAAAGCACATCACAGAAATTCAGGATATGAAAAATCTGTCGAAGACTAATAGAACCAAACTTCAGGAGAAATATGAAATTGGATTAAACTTGCCTGTTAAGGAACAAACCTCCATCGACGGAACAAAAAAATACTTATACCCTGCTGCCGGAAAGAAATTTATTGAATCAGCTTATATTCCAGATAAGGATCGCGCCACGCTTTGTATTTCATCTCAAATTGGTTGCAAGATGGGATGTTTGTTTTGTATGACCGGTAAACAAGGTTTTCAAGGTCAGTTGAGTGCGGGTGAAATTGTGAATCAAATTCATAGTTTGCCCGAATTCGATCAATTGACCAATATCGTTTATATGGGAATGGGTGAACCTTTCGATAATTTGAAAGAAGTTCTGAAATCGCTTGAAATTATGACGAGTGAATGGGGTTATGCATGGTCTCCAAAAAGGATTACCGTGTCGACTATTGGCATTATCCCGGCAATGCAGCAATTTTTAACTGAGTCCAAAGCTCATCTCGCAATTAGTTTACATTCTCCATTCGAAGATGATCGAAAAAAAATTATGCCAATTGAAAATGTGTATCCATTAACAAAACTTTTACAAGCCATTCACGACTTTGAATGGGGCAAGCAAAGACGGATTTCATTCGAATATATTTTATTTAAAGGATTTAATGATAGCCAGCGACATGTCAATGAGTTAGCGAAAATCTTAAATGGAATAAAGTGTAGAATTAATTTACTTCGCTTTCATCCTATTCCTAACTCTCCCTTGGAAAGTCCTGATGAAAAGGCTATTAATGAGTTTAGGGAAAAATTAATGTCAAAGGGAATCACAACAACTATTAGAGCTTCAAGGGGTCAGGATATTTTTGCAGCATGTGGGTTACTTTCAACCAAGGAATTACAAAAAAATACAGAACCCATAGATTTTTAA
- a CDS encoding response regulator codes for MKKVEQLTAEVDYYRSEFNKVADENGYTLALTAAQEGIWDWKLDQDELFYSDQWKAQLGYGPDQIKNEFLTFQNLLHPTDYGRVHRELKQYLNYPEGQFQISFRMRHKDGTYRWIQNRGVSIKNKKGKAIRIFGTHTDITEQVRAEQALQDSNQKLKTVISEAHVILFSLDKNGVFTFADGKSLISLGISPDELVGYSVFESKMNHPHIVESVSKALNGEFVRTVIEINGLFFDTTYSPMKNSAGEVESVIGVSSNITDHLKLEKKIKTTNLELAKAKVKAEESDRLKSAFLANMSHEIRTPMNSILGFSDLLRYTDNPAERDEYIDIIARNGEVLLTLLNDILDLSKIEGSQLPIKPTTVDVFELMSELEQVYSAKLKKLVKPGLEFKVEWPSGIKKLHITTDRTRLFQVLVNLIDNAIKFTDKGFVVFGCEILESTARFYIKDTGIGIKKSDLSFIFERFGQVRGPFDGKYSGSGLGLSISKKLVELLGGNLTVESKIDHGSEFSFSLPLMAKIMRKPYNRIITGISNKLNDKTILIVEDVDSSRILIERLLAPLNVHVISASNGEDALKLCQKNNDINLVLMDLKLPKMSGFEATTQIKKLNKNIYVIAQTALAFDYDKQKSIDCGCDDYLTKPIKHKSLMSTISKYLC; via the coding sequence ATGAAGAAAGTAGAGCAGCTGACTGCGGAGGTGGATTATTATAGATCTGAGTTTAATAAAGTAGCCGATGAGAATGGTTATACATTGGCTCTCACTGCAGCTCAAGAGGGGATTTGGGATTGGAAGTTGGATCAAGATGAATTGTTTTATTCTGATCAATGGAAAGCACAACTCGGATACGGGCCTGATCAGATTAAAAATGAGTTTTTGACATTTCAGAATTTATTACACCCAACAGACTACGGTCGTGTTCATCGCGAATTAAAGCAATATTTAAATTACCCGGAAGGACAATTTCAAATATCCTTTCGTATGCGGCATAAAGATGGAACCTATAGATGGATTCAAAATAGGGGAGTTTCAATTAAAAATAAAAAAGGAAAAGCAATCAGGATATTTGGTACTCATACCGATATAACGGAGCAGGTTAGAGCTGAACAAGCTTTGCAAGATAGTAATCAAAAACTTAAAACAGTTATTTCGGAAGCACATGTAATTTTGTTTTCATTGGATAAAAATGGGGTATTTACTTTCGCAGATGGTAAAAGTCTAATAAGCTTGGGTATAAGTCCGGATGAATTAGTTGGATATTCAGTTTTCGAATCGAAAATGAATCATCCCCATATTGTTGAGAGTGTGAGTAAGGCATTAAATGGGGAGTTTGTTAGAACTGTGATAGAGATCAATGGATTATTTTTTGACACTACTTATTCGCCAATGAAAAATTCGGCAGGTGAAGTTGAATCAGTGATAGGTGTTTCATCAAACATTACCGACCATCTTAAACTGGAGAAAAAGATAAAAACTACAAATTTAGAATTAGCAAAAGCAAAAGTGAAGGCTGAAGAATCGGATCGCCTTAAGTCTGCTTTTTTGGCAAATATGTCACATGAAATCCGTACCCCAATGAATTCTATCCTTGGGTTTTCTGATCTGTTACGCTATACTGATAACCCGGCCGAACGAGATGAATATATTGATATAATTGCAAGGAATGGGGAAGTTTTGTTAACTCTCCTAAATGATATTTTGGATTTAAGTAAAATTGAAGGAAGCCAGCTGCCAATAAAGCCAACAACTGTAGATGTGTTTGAATTGATGAGTGAATTGGAACAGGTTTATTCTGCTAAACTTAAAAAATTAGTAAAGCCGGGTTTAGAATTCAAAGTTGAATGGCCATCCGGAATTAAAAAGTTACATATAACAACCGATCGTACAAGATTATTTCAGGTATTGGTCAATCTCATTGATAATGCCATTAAGTTTACAGATAAAGGATTCGTTGTTTTTGGATGTGAAATACTTGAATCAACTGCCCGTTTTTATATCAAAGACACAGGAATTGGGATAAAAAAGAGCGACCTCAGTTTTATATTCGAAAGGTTTGGACAAGTACGTGGACCATTTGATGGTAAATACAGCGGATCTGGATTGGGCTTGTCGATTTCAAAAAAATTGGTTGAATTGCTAGGAGGCAATTTAACTGTTGAATCAAAGATTGATCATGGCTCTGAGTTTTCTTTTTCACTCCCATTAATGGCCAAAATAATGCGAAAACCATACAATAGGATAATTACAGGGATCAGTAATAAGCTAAATGATAAAACCATATTAATTGTTGAAGATGTAGATTCAAGCAGGATTCTTATCGAAAGATTGCTTGCACCGCTAAATGTGCATGTAATTTCAGCAAGTAATGGCGAAGATGCCTTAAAATTATGTCAGAAAAACAATGATATTAATTTGGTGCTTATGGATCTCAAACTTCCAAAAATGAGTGGTTTTGAAGCAACAACACAGATAAAAAAACTGAATAAAAATATTTATGTGATTGCCCAAACGGCACTTGCATTTGATTATGATAAACAGAAATCCATTGATTGTGGATGTGATGATTATCTTACCAAACCGATCAAACATAAGAGTTTGATGAGCACCATCAGTAAATATTTGTGTTAA
- a CDS encoding response regulator: protein MLPKILVVDDWEPNLLLVEKYLIGIRAEITTCLKSTEAKKLVKKDEYALFILDVQMPYLDGFELADIIRQTKLNALTPIIFLTGVYSDSASVFKGYLAGAVDYLTKPIKREVLLGKVKIFIQLYQQRYELQQKQLLLEEYIEKLKETEKSRIKLIIEGEDREKIRIASELHDGIGQYLSAAIMNFNAIKEDVDPLNIKLRENFENGLNFLNQAITESRSITANLIPRVVHDFGLIDSLDILIRKLNESSKTQFKFIHKHIHQRLDKNIELHLYRIGQECINNIIKHADAKMATLQIILSENEIHLTCEDDGKGFRINSKLQDTSSYGMQSLYHRTKLLDGAITVESEIDKGTMISIDIPLTKSKDHEKN from the coding sequence ATGCTACCAAAAATATTAGTTGTTGACGATTGGGAACCAAATTTATTATTAGTTGAGAAGTATTTAATAGGGATTCGTGCTGAAATAACTACCTGTCTGAAATCAACTGAAGCAAAAAAGTTGGTCAAAAAGGATGAGTACGCCTTATTTATACTGGATGTTCAAATGCCATATTTGGACGGTTTTGAGTTAGCTGATATTATTCGGCAGACAAAACTAAACGCACTTACCCCAATCATTTTCTTAACGGGAGTATATTCTGATTCGGCAAGTGTTTTTAAAGGCTATTTGGCCGGAGCGGTCGATTATCTTACCAAACCTATTAAAAGAGAAGTTCTACTCGGCAAGGTGAAAATTTTTATTCAGTTGTATCAACAAAGATATGAATTACAGCAGAAGCAACTTTTATTGGAAGAGTATATTGAAAAATTAAAAGAAACTGAAAAATCAAGGATCAAACTTATCATTGAAGGTGAAGATAGAGAAAAGATAAGAATCGCCAGTGAACTGCATGATGGGATCGGGCAATATCTTTCAGCTGCTATAATGAATTTCAATGCAATAAAAGAGGATGTCGATCCTTTAAACATAAAGCTAAGGGAGAACTTTGAGAACGGGTTGAATTTTTTAAATCAGGCAATTACTGAGAGCAGGTCTATTACTGCTAATCTTATTCCAAGAGTTGTTCACGATTTTGGTTTAATTGATAGCTTGGATATTCTGATCAGGAAATTAAACGAAAGCTCAAAAACTCAATTCAAATTCATTCATAAACATATTCATCAACGATTAGATAAGAATATAGAATTACATTTATATCGAATTGGACAAGAATGCATTAATAATATCATTAAGCATGCAGATGCTAAAATGGCCACCTTGCAAATAATCTTGAGCGAGAATGAAATTCATTTGACTTGTGAAGATGACGGGAAGGGATTTAGGATTAACTCGAAACTACAAGATACATCAAGCTATGGAATGCAAAGCCTTTATCATAGAACCAAGCTGTTAGACGGTGCCATTACCGTTGAAAGTGAAATTGATAAAGGCACAATGATAAGTATAGATATCCCATTAACAAAATCAAAGGATCATGAAAAAAATTAA
- the msrB gene encoding peptide-methionine (R)-S-oxide reductase MsrB encodes METEVIKKTESEWKAQLSPIAFKVLRQNATEAPFTGEFYKNDDKGTYYCAACNNKLFSSDTKFDSGCGWPSFYDLIDKANVNLVKDTTLGMIRTEIRCKKCDGHLGHVFDDGPKPTGLRYCINSAALDFENK; translated from the coding sequence ATGGAGACAGAGGTAATTAAAAAAACTGAATCTGAATGGAAAGCTCAATTGTCGCCAATAGCCTTTAAGGTTTTACGTCAAAATGCTACAGAAGCACCTTTCACCGGTGAATTTTATAAAAATGATGATAAAGGAACCTATTACTGTGCGGCTTGCAACAATAAACTTTTTAGTTCGGACACGAAATTTGATTCGGGCTGCGGTTGGCCAAGTTTTTACGATTTGATTGATAAAGCCAACGTTAACCTTGTTAAAGACACTACACTTGGAATGATCAGAACCGAAATCAGATGCAAAAAATGTGACGGTCACTTGGGACATGTATTTGATGATGGCCCCAAACCTACCGGATTAAGATACTGTATCAATTCTGCAGCCCTTGATTTCGAAAATAAATAA